One Conger conger chromosome 18, fConCon1.1, whole genome shotgun sequence DNA window includes the following coding sequences:
- the LOC133118004 gene encoding neuronal PAS domain-containing protein 4-like, with protein MLSGAQGWALVSDFTEPGHWSRPPASSPETVGLCYWHAVLFVLLCCEIVLFVGLCCKTLLFVTVLFETALFVMLCCETGVMMSSTKGASKARRDDMNGEIRNMRELLPLGPVDRRRLSYLHSMAAICTFIRKACYYPELQAEGSGSPLPGADLLQALPGFIVALTGEGKLLSVSENVEDYLGYSVVDVLQGDTFYDMVDSADVEEVRSRLEAASAQGTDAVFVCRFHTSRPLRLRQEGGGCSMLVRGRFQASPGSSGRSPSAPRRSLVALCTPTVDRLSERDAAWAPGHFQSSHRLDMTFHQVSDSVLFHLGYPEEQLIGRSWYGLLHPEDLRIGEAAHRRLQQGDEAVSVEMVLRLQHQDLSWVWLYVRAARNSGTARQEVSCTNYVISETEASFLRQKTGAHLPGALEESLLLGSPGAPGQAGGPSGGCKRHREGPRFEEEPWAKRGGVPVPERADHTWDICSPTLLTDGPVFPSTPPLSPDSAHSTILTEAQSPHFPYSYSEGFPPSQESSPPHQSLQTMSDTPFYPSGLGAEFFRSPSCYGFPASSTNLRLVPDFLSGPGPCGAVTGVEFRPEDFSLPAHSPEGAGPFLSVHSTALLTPDPSPTTAESHFLYSQEERAEISVLAQQISSLANSFHMCHSQSLAQNQHPTPSPALSSDFSSALSPDLSPTHNPTLSSVLSPTLSSAPSPTLCSGPSSTLSSALSSTLSSAPSPTLSSALSLPSEFSEASCSSPQESPREAQLDLDEEVIACLLGHLDQSPGPHPGLTSACPLTHTCTHPLLDVQGLMVFITAQEDKLTLDPCALPSGHHGNSNELYQLSQFPCGNLQQDGLLEESMY; from the exons gactgtgctgtttgagaCTGCGCTGTTCGTGATGCTGTGCTGTGAGACGGGGGTGATGATGTC GTCCACTAAGGGTGCGTCGAAAGCGCGGCGGGACGACATGAATGGAGAGATCCGGAACATGCGGGAGCTGCTGCCCCTCGGGCCAGTGGACAGGCGGAGGCTGTCCTACCTGCACTCCATGGCCGCCATCTGCACCTTCATCAGGAAGGCCTGCTACTACCCAG AGCTGCAGGCTGAAGGCTCTGGATCTCCCCTGCCCGGCGCAGACCTCCTGCAGGCCCTGCCTGGCTTCATCGTAGCCCTGACCGGGGAGGGAAagcttctgtctgtgtctgagaaTGTGGAGGACTACCTGGGCTACTCAGTG GTGGATGTTCTTCAGGGGGACACCTTCTATGACATGGTGGACAGTGCGGATGTGGAGGAAGTTCGGTCCCGTCTAGAGGCAGCTAGTGCCCAAGGAACAG acgcaGTGTTTGTCTGTAGGTTTCACACCTCCAGGCCCCTGCGTCTGAGACAGGAGGGCGGCGGCTGCTCCATGCTGGTGCGGGGGCGCttccaggcctccccaggatCCTCCGGCCGGTCCCCCTCCGCCCCGAGGCGGAGCCTCGTCGCCCTCTGCACCCCGACGGTCGACCGTCTGAGCGAGCGCGATGCCGCCTGGGCGCCGGGACACTTCCAGAGCTCCCATCGGCTGGACATGACCTTCCACCAGGTGTCGGACAG TGTCCTGTTCCATTTGGGATACCCTGAAGAGCAGCTGATTGGTCGGTCCTGGTACGGCCTGCTCCATCCGGAGGACCTGCGCATCGGTGAAGCCGCACACCGGAGACTGC AGCAAGGGGATGAGGCTGTCTCCGTGGAGATGGTGCTGAGGCTGCAGCATCAGGACCTCTCCTGGGTGTGGCTCTATGTCCGAGCAGCAAGGAATTCTGGGACTGCGAGGCAGGAAGTGAGCTGTACAAACTACGTCATCAG TGAGACTGAGGCCAGCTTCCTCCGACAGAAGACTGGTGCTCACCTCCCAGGAGCCCTGGAAGAGTCCCTGTTGCTGGGCTCTCCCGGAGCCCCAGGGCAGGCTGGGGGGCCCAGCGGGGGGTGTAAAAGGCACAGAGAGGGGCCTCGTTTTGAGGAGGAGCCGTGGGCTAAGAGAGGCGGGGTGCCTGTCCCAGAGCGGGCCGATCACACCTGGGACATTTGCTCTCCTACCCTGCTGACGGACGGCCCCGTCTTCCCCTCGACCCCACCCCTCAGCCCGGACTCTGCCCACTCCACCATCCTCACGGAGGCCCAGAGCCCTCACTTCCCCTACAGCTACTCCGAAGGCTTCCCGCCCTCTCAGGAGAGCTCACCCCCTCATCAGTCGCTCCAGACGATGTCAGACACGCCGTTCTATCCCAGCGGACTGGGCGCGGAATTTTTCCGGTCCCCATCCTGCTACGGTTTCCCAGCATCCTCCACTAACCTGCGCCTGGTCCCCGACTTCCTGTCCGGCCCGGGCCCCTGCGGAGCCGTGACCGGAGTAGAGTTCCGTCCCGAGGATTTCAGCCTTCCGGCGCATTCTCCAGAGGGCGCTGGCCCCTTCCTGTCGGTCCACAGCACCGCcctcctgacccctgacccctcccccaccaccgcCGAGAGCCACTTCCTGTACAGCCAGGAAGAGCGGGCGGAGATCAGCGTCCTCGCCCAGCAGATCTCCTCCCTGGCCAACAGCTTCCACATGTGCCACAGCCAGAGCCTGGCCCAGAACCAACACCCCACGCCAAGCCCCGCTCTGAGCTCCGACTTTAGCTCTGCCCTCAGTCCTGACCTAAGCCCGACCCACAATCCAACCTTAAGCTCGGTTCTCAGTCCAACCCTAAGCTCCGCCCCCAGTCCAACCCTATGCTCCGGCCCCAGTTCAACCCTAAGCTCCGCCCTCAGTTCAACCCTAAGCTCCGCCCCCAGTCCAACCCTAAGCTCCGCCCTCAGCCTCCCCTCTGAATTCTCCGAGGCCTCCTGCTCATCTCCACAAGAGAGCCCACGGGAAGCCCAGCTAGACCTGGATGAGGAAGTCATCGCCTGTCTCCTGGGCCACCTGGATCAGTCACCTGGACCTCACCCCGGACTCACCTCCGCCTGCCCCCTgacgcacacctgcacacacccccTCCTGGACGTCCAGGGTCTGATGGTCTTCATCACCGCCCAGGAGGACAAGCTGACACTGGACCCCTGCGCCCTGCCCTCAGGGCATCATGGCAACAGCAACGAGTTGTATCAACTCAGCCAGTTTCCGTGCGGCAACCTCCAGCAAG ATGGACTTCTTGAAGAATCCATGTACTGA